One genomic region from Marinobacter szutsaonensis encodes:
- a CDS encoding glycosyltransferase family 4 protein, with amino-acid sequence MVPGALGRIAGARLKSVVFLTSNTSWYLYNFRRSTIHVLREQGHRVICLSPQDDFSQRLVEELEAEHIALPLDGKSTGAVQELRSLRFIWKVMRQYRPDFVFNFTVKMNIYCGLVCALQKVPFANNISGLGTAFIHDSWLFRRVRQVYGLVNRRAQRLFFQNEEDLGVFRGKELLGETPYTLLPGSGVNLQRFQVSPLPEGGPFTFIMIARLLGDKGVREYAEACRQLKAEGLDVRCLLVGPLGVSNRTAISEEEVRQWEAEGVLEYLGATDDVRPLIEQSHVLVLPSYREGMPRTVLEAAAMGRPAIVSDVPGCRHAVEAGVTGWLCEVRSAGSLAEQMRRVVAMDSAELQQAGDAARRRMEDAFSEEVVVGAYLGCLDVKMGSEE; translated from the coding sequence TTGGTACCTGGAGCATTGGGCAGGATTGCAGGAGCACGTTTGAAGTCCGTCGTTTTTCTTACCTCTAATACCTCCTGGTATTTGTACAACTTCCGCCGCAGTACTATTCACGTTTTGCGCGAGCAGGGCCACCGGGTGATTTGCCTGTCGCCACAGGACGATTTCAGCCAGCGACTGGTGGAGGAGCTGGAGGCGGAGCACATTGCCTTGCCGCTGGATGGCAAGAGCACGGGCGCGGTACAGGAGCTGCGCAGCCTGCGCTTTATCTGGAAAGTAATGCGCCAGTACCGGCCGGATTTTGTGTTCAATTTTACCGTAAAGATGAACATTTATTGCGGTCTGGTGTGTGCGCTGCAGAAGGTTCCGTTTGCCAACAACATTTCCGGCCTGGGTACGGCGTTTATTCACGATTCCTGGCTGTTCCGACGGGTGCGGCAGGTGTATGGCCTGGTGAACCGCCGGGCGCAGCGGTTGTTTTTCCAGAATGAGGAAGATCTGGGGGTGTTCCGGGGCAAGGAGTTGCTGGGGGAGACGCCCTATACCCTGTTGCCGGGCTCCGGGGTGAATTTGCAGCGGTTTCAGGTTTCGCCCCTGCCGGAAGGCGGGCCGTTCACGTTTATTATGATTGCCCGTTTGCTGGGGGATAAGGGTGTTCGGGAATATGCTGAAGCTTGCCGGCAGCTGAAAGCCGAAGGGTTGGATGTGCGTTGCCTGTTGGTGGGGCCGTTGGGGGTGAGTAACCGTACGGCGATTTCGGAAGAGGAGGTTCGCCAGTGGGAAGCCGAAGGTGTTCTTGAATACCTGGGGGCTACGGATGATGTGCGGCCTTTGATTGAGCAGTCTCATGTGTTGGTGTTGCCTTCGTATCGGGAGGGGATGCCGCGTACGGTGTTGGAGGCGGCTGCTATGGGGCGGCCGGCGATTGTTTCGGATGTGCCGGGGTGTCGGCATGCGGTTGAGGCTGGGGTTACTGGGTGGCTTTGTGAGGTTCGGAGTGCTGGGTCTTTGGCTGAGCAGATGCGGCGGGTGGTGGCGATGGATTCGGCGGAGCTGCAGCAGGCTGGGGATGCGGCTCGACGAAGGATGGAAGATGCATTTAGTGAAGAGGTGGTTGTTGGGGCTTATCTTGGGTGTTTGGACGTTAAGATGGGGTCAGAAGAATAA
- a CDS encoding NAD-dependent epimerase/dehydratase family protein: protein MSSADTSYYPEPLDQLLKQPKTWLITGAAGFIGSNLLEHLLKLNQSVVGLDNFATGYQRNLDEVRSLVSAEQWARFGFIEGDIRNPEDCVRACEGVDYVLHQAALGSVPRSLNDPVTTNAANITGFLNMLVAARDAGVKSFTYAASSSTYGDHPALPKVEENIGKPLSPYAVTKYVNELYADVFARSYGFKAIGLRYFNVFGKRQDPNGAYAAVIPKWTAAIVRGEDVFINGDGETSRDFCFIENAVQANFLASTAKDSAKNEVYNVAVGDRTTLNDLFAALKSALAENGVVYGKAPVYRDFRPGDVRHSLADIGKAASKLGYAPEFRIREGITRAMPWYLEHWAGLQEHV from the coding sequence ATGAGCTCAGCTGATACTTCGTATTACCCGGAACCACTTGACCAACTACTCAAACAACCCAAGACCTGGCTAATAACTGGCGCAGCAGGCTTCATCGGCTCCAACCTTCTGGAGCACTTGCTGAAGCTGAACCAGAGTGTAGTGGGGCTGGACAACTTCGCCACCGGTTATCAGCGCAACCTGGATGAGGTTCGCAGCCTGGTGTCTGCAGAGCAGTGGGCGCGGTTTGGGTTCATTGAGGGTGATATCCGCAATCCGGAGGATTGTGTTCGGGCCTGCGAGGGTGTGGATTATGTGCTGCACCAGGCGGCGCTGGGTTCGGTTCCCCGGTCGTTGAATGATCCCGTCACCACCAATGCGGCCAATATCACTGGTTTTCTGAATATGCTGGTGGCGGCGCGGGATGCGGGGGTGAAGAGTTTTACTTATGCGGCGTCCAGCTCTACCTATGGCGATCACCCGGCGTTGCCGAAGGTGGAGGAGAACATTGGCAAGCCGTTGTCGCCTTATGCGGTGACCAAGTATGTGAATGAGCTGTACGCCGATGTGTTCGCCCGCAGTTACGGCTTCAAGGCCATTGGTCTGCGCTACTTCAACGTGTTCGGCAAGAGGCAAGATCCGAACGGCGCCTATGCGGCAGTCATCCCGAAATGGACCGCGGCCATCGTGCGTGGCGAGGATGTGTTCATCAACGGCGATGGCGAAACCAGCCGGGATTTCTGCTTTATCGAGAACGCGGTGCAGGCCAACTTTCTGGCGTCCACGGCGAAGGATTCTGCCAAAAACGAGGTGTACAACGTTGCAGTGGGTGATCGCACCACGCTGAATGACCTGTTCGCGGCGCTGAAGAGTGCGCTGGCGGAGAATGGCGTGGTGTATGGGAAAGCGCCGGTGTACCGGGATTTCCGGCCAGGGGATGTTCGACATTCCCTGGCGGATATTGGTAAGGCGGCGAGTAAGTTGGGGTATGCGCCGGAGTTTCGGATTCGGGAAGGGATTACCAGGGCCATGCCTTGGTACCTGGAGCATTGGGCAGGATTGCAGGAGCACGTTTGA
- a CDS encoding O-antigen ligase family protein: MPSEVLKIFGPVFIFLFYFVFAHRNRHFRIYGPLFYVTCFVAMSSNFSLFYRQIFQFIQIVFVFYFLWGVVNHRSIHPVNKVLIPFLILILFSVFLSKLDSDSASQTINFLSIIGVLNFLLHQLNTSERIGCFVEYIGRLSFIISLLGVFEYFFLGSSRIEVTFSNPNYLSFFLGIGFCILTAGKRSSIYWVRLSVVLLAIVVSGSRAGLVFPLLALFWSTYQSSGIRNRLLQAFFAVVIGVVLVVSGITRFSDEQSTSGSDAERLIFLRISIEMANDHPFTGVGWGRFPAEFSDYATLTDLVYTSDGDAVDVSGQERRVTHNDLARILAELGYVGLIWFLFMSFRLGLDAFKIGKNYYFFVFPVWLGVYIFSLTHNNLNSLFFWFFFFLPSILKRLVGSAKRGHVMISSSLESK; this comes from the coding sequence ATGCCATCCGAAGTTTTAAAGATTTTTGGGCCTGTGTTTATTTTTCTGTTTTATTTTGTGTTTGCACATAGGAATAGGCATTTTAGGATTTATGGACCTCTTTTTTACGTAACATGTTTTGTTGCAATGTCTAGCAACTTTTCACTGTTCTATCGTCAGATATTTCAGTTCATTCAGATTGTCTTTGTTTTTTATTTTTTATGGGGCGTTGTTAATCATAGGTCTATTCATCCGGTTAATAAAGTGTTGATCCCTTTTTTGATTTTGATACTGTTTTCCGTTTTTCTTTCTAAACTTGATTCGGATAGCGCATCTCAAACAATTAATTTTTTATCGATAATTGGAGTTCTTAACTTTCTTCTACATCAACTCAACACGTCGGAGCGCATCGGTTGCTTTGTTGAATATATAGGAAGGTTATCTTTTATTATTTCCTTGCTTGGTGTTTTTGAATATTTTTTTTTGGGATCCTCTAGGATAGAAGTCACGTTTTCGAACCCTAATTATCTTAGTTTTTTTCTGGGAATTGGCTTTTGCATTCTAACCGCGGGAAAACGATCTTCAATTTATTGGGTCAGGCTTTCGGTTGTGCTTCTTGCTATAGTTGTTAGTGGTTCCCGAGCGGGCTTAGTATTTCCTTTGCTTGCGCTTTTCTGGAGCACATATCAATCGTCAGGGATTCGAAATAGGCTTTTGCAGGCTTTTTTTGCTGTTGTCATTGGAGTGGTATTAGTCGTCTCTGGCATTACTCGTTTTTCCGATGAACAAAGCACTTCTGGTAGCGATGCGGAAAGACTTATTTTTCTTCGCATATCAATCGAAATGGCAAATGATCACCCTTTTACGGGCGTTGGTTGGGGCAGGTTTCCAGCCGAGTTTTCCGACTACGCGACGTTAACGGATTTGGTGTATACGTCGGATGGCGATGCAGTTGATGTTTCCGGGCAAGAGCGAAGGGTTACTCATAACGATTTGGCGCGGATATTGGCAGAGCTAGGGTATGTTGGGTTAATTTGGTTTTTATTCATGTCTTTTAGGTTAGGTTTGGATGCATTTAAGATAGGTAAAAACTATTATTTTTTTGTTTTTCCAGTATGGTTGGGTGTGTATATATTTTCGTTAACACATAACAATTTGAACAGTTTGTTTTTTTGGTTTTTTTTCTTTTTGCCTTCAATATTGAAGCGGCTTGTCGGTAGTGCAAAGCGTGGTCATGTTATGATTTCTTCTTCCTTGGAGTCGAAATAG
- a CDS encoding glycosyltransferase, which translates to MEVGAMSNRRIKILFLITGLDVGGAERVVMSLCRFLDVSIFSVVVISLTSKKAILDQYNDVGCEIYSLNMDSSPFGVLKGAFRLVALIRRFRPDIIHAHMFHSMVAGLLCRVVSIRSRLVFTSHSFSGFGWIRGLVIRLTRWFRSADIVFSGSQHPDLNASHTVIIPNGVPVARNESLTPITGERRFVFLFVGRLELPKNPVTLINVFSSMRERRCELWIAGDGSLRSEVEKRIEALGVSDRVRMLGICSDVPGLLNTADCLVLTSSWEGLPMVVLEAGAASLPVISTEVGAIPEVLDKQCGYLSSIGEFPKAMDSVVRDYPEAKRRGEALYSKVLNCYSVDSMIVRHQQLFSLLVAG; encoded by the coding sequence TTGGAAGTCGGTGCAATGAGTAATAGAAGAATAAAGATTTTATTCTTGATTACCGGTCTTGATGTGGGTGGCGCTGAGCGCGTGGTAATGAGTTTATGTAGGTTTCTGGATGTTTCGATATTTAGCGTCGTAGTAATATCGTTGACCTCAAAAAAAGCCATTTTGGATCAATATAATGATGTTGGCTGTGAGATCTATTCGCTTAATATGGATAGTAGCCCATTCGGCGTTTTAAAAGGGGCTTTTAGGCTTGTAGCTCTTATTCGGCGGTTTAGGCCTGACATAATTCATGCACATATGTTCCATTCTATGGTTGCAGGATTGCTCTGCAGGGTAGTCAGTATCAGATCAAGGCTGGTCTTTACCAGTCATAGTTTTTCAGGGTTTGGTTGGATCCGTGGACTCGTTATTCGCCTCACTCGTTGGTTTAGAAGCGCTGATATAGTATTTTCTGGCTCCCAGCATCCAGACTTAAATGCCTCGCATACAGTCATAATACCCAATGGTGTTCCTGTTGCCAGAAACGAATCGTTAACCCCGATTACAGGTGAGCGTCGTTTTGTTTTCCTTTTCGTCGGACGTTTGGAGTTACCGAAGAACCCAGTGACGTTAATTAATGTTTTTTCGTCGATGAGAGAGCGGCGGTGCGAGCTATGGATTGCCGGTGACGGGAGCCTAAGGTCTGAAGTCGAGAAGCGCATTGAAGCATTGGGAGTGTCTGATCGGGTACGTATGTTAGGCATTTGCAGTGACGTTCCGGGGTTGCTCAATACAGCGGATTGCCTAGTGCTGACATCATCATGGGAAGGGCTTCCAATGGTTGTTTTGGAAGCTGGTGCTGCATCTCTTCCTGTTATATCGACTGAGGTTGGTGCTATACCGGAGGTCTTGGATAAACAGTGCGGCTACCTCTCATCTATCGGCGAATTCCCTAAGGCAATGGATAGTGTAGTAAGGGATTATCCTGAAGCAAAAAGAAGAGGCGAAGCGCTTTATAGTAAGGTATTAAATTGTTATAGCGTTGACAGCATGATTGTTCGTCATCAACAGTTGTTCTCCCTCCTGGTGGCCGGTTAG
- a CDS encoding glycosyltransferase family 4 protein: MEKHVATLSQEQRLLGHEVSVIFNQGQETSADDIQVMSSINLRGRQPQFLRDFAFYLAVFIRLLKTKSRYDLVHIHGDWSAFLFSFFVAKILFRPTMVASIHGGIKKGRLWRFIYSFVLKKFDAVYATGSDEAKLLSEYTGKMVRWRSSGISDCFFSSLFIDLPEPVVDVISVSNFYPVKNQRMAVEVASLLPQYQFLLVGDGPERKLLQDECLERGIDNITFTGALPQEDVAQRLSRAKVFLLTSFSEGTPTAMIEAMASGLTIISSKSNNYESVFTNGYNGYVIDSFRPQDFADRIASIIPDVDLRKEIRRVNMVVAKQYSWPSVAREITDWHLGSRCNE; the protein is encoded by the coding sequence ATGGAGAAGCACGTTGCCACTCTCTCTCAGGAGCAACGTCTTCTTGGGCACGAGGTTTCTGTAATATTTAATCAAGGCCAGGAAACCTCAGCTGACGACATTCAGGTGATGTCTTCAATTAATCTTAGAGGACGGCAACCACAGTTTCTTAGAGATTTTGCTTTTTACTTGGCAGTTTTTATACGTTTGTTAAAAACGAAAAGTAGGTACGATCTAGTCCATATACATGGCGACTGGTCAGCATTTTTATTTTCCTTTTTCGTCGCGAAAATTCTTTTTCGCCCAACAATGGTTGCGTCGATTCATGGAGGCATAAAAAAGGGAAGACTATGGCGGTTTATTTATTCCTTTGTTTTAAAAAAATTTGATGCCGTATACGCAACCGGAAGCGACGAAGCTAAATTGCTAAGCGAGTATACAGGTAAAATGGTTCGTTGGCGCAGTAGTGGAATCAGTGATTGTTTTTTTTCGTCATTGTTTATTGATTTGCCTGAGCCGGTTGTAGACGTAATTTCGGTATCCAATTTTTATCCTGTAAAAAACCAGCGAATGGCCGTTGAAGTCGCATCGCTACTTCCTCAATATCAATTTCTACTAGTTGGCGATGGCCCGGAAAGAAAACTGCTGCAAGATGAATGCTTAGAGCGGGGTATTGATAATATTACTTTTACTGGTGCTTTGCCGCAGGAGGATGTAGCGCAGCGATTATCTAGAGCGAAAGTCTTTTTGCTTACTTCGTTTTCGGAAGGCACACCAACGGCAATGATTGAGGCCATGGCGTCTGGGCTGACAATAATCAGTTCTAAGTCGAACAATTATGAATCCGTATTCACAAATGGATATAATGGATATGTGATTGATAGCTTTAGACCGCAAGATTTTGCGGATCGGATTGCGTCGATAATTCCGGATGTAGATTTAAGGAAAGAAATTCGACGCGTCAATATGGTTGTCGCAAAACAATATTCTTGGCCTTCTGTAGCTAGGGAAATCACGGATTGGCACCTTGGAAGTCGGTGCAATGAGTAA
- a CDS encoding glycosyltransferase — MGVFFFLSWVLPFFVWRYKPTHLLVQSPVMGGLSAAFCSRIFKIPLFVEVHGAYYFEVSRPGIKGRLEHFLYRILSPYAFRQCVRIRSLSSDMTDKIKKVYGDHLENKIVTIPVRVDTSIFDIKKENYKLHSSLKIMMVGALSERKNQVQLVHDLKSTGLNIELTLAGDGPLRSSLELMANEASSNVRVRLTGQVNHQQLCEVLSGQDCYIHYSHSEGTPRAILEAMALNIPVITVDYPYMRGIIEDGRNALIMSRPEPDQLARALSTLVESEELRKNLAENGRKLIESRFDSKKVFAIYRDSILNMSPLGEKLS, encoded by the coding sequence ATGGGAGTGTTTTTCTTCTTAAGTTGGGTTCTGCCGTTTTTCGTATGGCGTTACAAGCCGACTCATCTTTTGGTCCAGAGTCCTGTGATGGGTGGTCTTTCAGCTGCGTTTTGCTCTCGCATTTTCAAAATTCCTCTTTTCGTCGAGGTGCACGGAGCCTATTACTTTGAGGTATCAAGACCTGGAATTAAAGGTCGATTAGAACATTTCTTGTACCGTATACTTTCGCCCTATGCCTTCAGGCAATGTGTGAGAATTCGTAGTCTTTCAAGTGATATGACTGATAAAATAAAGAAAGTTTACGGAGATCATTTGGAAAATAAAATAGTAACAATACCTGTTAGAGTTGATACTAGCATCTTTGACATAAAAAAAGAGAACTATAAGCTGCATAGTTCATTAAAGATTATGATGGTTGGAGCTTTGAGTGAAAGGAAAAACCAAGTGCAGCTGGTACATGATCTCAAATCGACGGGTCTTAATATTGAATTGACACTGGCAGGCGATGGTCCACTGAGGAGCTCTCTGGAATTAATGGCTAATGAGGCGTCTAGCAATGTCAGGGTTAGATTGACTGGTCAGGTCAATCACCAGCAATTGTGTGAGGTCCTTAGTGGTCAGGATTGCTATATACATTACTCCCACTCTGAAGGTACTCCTCGTGCGATTCTTGAGGCGATGGCATTAAATATCCCGGTTATTACCGTCGATTACCCTTATATGCGAGGAATAATAGAAGATGGAAGAAATGCGTTAATAATGTCAAGGCCGGAGCCGGATCAGTTGGCGCGTGCCCTCTCGACATTAGTTGAGTCTGAAGAGTTGCGCAAGAATCTTGCTGAAAATGGTAGAAAGCTGATCGAGAGCAGATTCGACTCAAAGAAAGTATTTGCAATCTACCGTGATTCAATTTTGAACATGTCCCCACTGGGCGAGAAGTTATCGTGA